In Cucurbita pepo subsp. pepo cultivar mu-cu-16 chromosome LG04, ASM280686v2, whole genome shotgun sequence, the following are encoded in one genomic region:
- the LOC111792524 gene encoding ubiquitin-conjugating enzyme E2-17 kDa-like produces the protein MASKRILKELKDLQRDPPTSCSAGPVAEDMFHWQATIIGPNDSPYAGGVFLVSIHFPPDYPFKPPKVAFRTRVFHPNINSNGNICLDILKEQWSPALTISKVLLSICSLLTDPNPDDPLVPEIAHMCKTDKVKYESTARSWTHKYAMG, from the exons ATGGCGTCCAAGAGAATATTGAAGGAGCTTAAAGACTTGCAGAGAGACCCACCAACTTCTTGTAGTGCAG GTCCTGTGGCTGAGGACATGTTTCATTGGCAAGCAACTATTATCGGTCCAAATGACAGTCCCTATGCCGGTGGAGTTTTTCTCGTCTCCATTCATTTTCCTCCCGATTATCCTTTCAAGCCTCCTAAGGTTGCCTTTAGAACACGAGTGTTTCATCCAAACATAAACAGCAACGGCAACATATGCTTGGATATCCTCAAGGAACAATGGAGTCCCGCACTAACGATATCAAAA GTTTTGCTATCAATATGCTCACTATTAACCGATCCAAACCCAGATGATCCACTGGTTCCAGAGATTGCTCACATGTGCAAGACTGATAAAGTCAAATATGAATCCACTGCTAGGAGCTGGACCCACAAATATGCAATGggttaa
- the LOC111792397 gene encoding translocase of chloroplast 120, chloroplastic-like has product MENGVEIVDALHHGETKFVEDGVDERVVVGSCESKVTEKEDGKEHLIEKSSKYGSVNGDVAEEDVYGFESGLVSDHLNGACHEEKFEEAIRASRGVNENTAVEQDVISGKEKEDLGGNLVDNVAVATNVDERGIEEEVVSSDLNESNFSRDDSGKEKLENGASPEVGVLKGEDRDDPKFGSMSMKSEKEDNLVNKAADMVEGTKLDSTSEIHTENGNGVELKKKSLGTESTDHDEKTDEPLNAPAVLDLDYQDNMNGELKDDSPNADLELPGHGNEEMKKASAGIDLNEDNNDEESSSTCMTTTNQDHRIEEVKDASIGKDSDEQSAESRELNGTTSVDEHKPVGEIKISMETVKDISASEKIADEKIEKIQGGESDVTVKENIMSGRQRPADSSNNGPDIRGVEKTERKDKVGQDKTQVNRNPEIQPASIIASSSGKSTNPSPPARPAGLGRAAPLLEPTPRVVQPPRVNGTVSHVQMQQIDDHVNGDAEENDDTREQLQMIRVKFLRLAHRLGQTPHNVVVAQVLYRLGLAEQLRGRNGGRVGAFSFDRASAMAEQLEAAGQEPLDFTCTIMVLGKTGVGKSATINSIFDEVKFSTDAFQMGTKKVQDVVGTVQGIKVRVIDTPGLLSSWSDQRQNEKILLSVKRFIKKTPPDIVLYLDRLDVQCRDSSDMPLLRTITEIFGPSIWFNAIVVLTHAASAPPDGPNGTASSYDMFVTQRSHVVQQAIRQAAGDMRLMNPVSLVENHSACRTNRAGQRVLPNGQVWKPHLLLLSFASKILAEANTLLKLQDSPPGRQFVPRSKSPPLPFLLSSLLQSRPQVKLPEEQFDDDDGLEDDLDESSDSENESEYDELPPFKRLTNAQMAKLSKEQKNAYFDELEYREKLFMKKQLKEEKMRRKIMKKMAAEAKHQPSDYSENVEEDSGAAASVPVPMPDLALPASFDSDNPTHRYRYLDSSNQWLIRPVLETHGWDHDVGYEGINAEKLFVVKDAIPISFSGQVTKDKKDANVQIEMNSSIKHGETKSSSIGFDMQTVGKDLAYTLRGETTFINFRKNKAIAGLSIAVLGDALSAGFKVEDKLIANKRFRLVVTGGAMTGRGDVAYGGSLEAQLRDKDYPLGRSLSTLGLSVMDWHGDLAIGCNVQSQVPVGRSTNLITRVNLNNRGAGQVSFRLNSSEQLQIAIVGLLPLLRKLLGSYQQWQYGQ; this is encoded by the coding sequence ATGGAAAATGGGGTTGAGATTGTTGATGCTTTGCACCATGGAGAGACTAAATTTGTGGAAGATGGTGTAGATGAAAGAGTTGTAGTTGGTTCTTGTGAATCTAAGGTTACTGAAAAGGAAGATGGGAAAGAGCATTTGATAGAGAAGAGTTCAAAATATGGTTCTGTGAATGGAGATGTTGCTGAAGAAGATGTCTATGGTTTTGAATCTGGATTAGTTTCTGATCATCTTAATGGTGCCTGCCATGAAGAGAAGTTTGAAGAGGCGATACGGGCTTCTCGTGGAGTGAATGAAAACACGGCGGTGGAGCAAGATGTGATTTCGggaaaggagaaggaggacTTGGGTGGTAATTTGGTTGACAATGTAGCTGTGGCTACTAATGTTGATGAGAGAGGAATTGAAGAGGAAGTAGTGAGTTCGGATTTGAATGAGTCGAATTTTAGTAGAGATGATTCGGGAAAGGAAAAATTGGAGAACGGTGCTAGTCCAGAGGTTGGAGTGTTGAAGGGTGAGGATCGGGATGATCCGAAATTTGGTTCTATGAGTATGAAGTCTGAAAAGGAAGACAACTTGGTGAATAAGGCTGCTGATATGGTAGAGGGGACGAAGCTGGATTCTACTAGCGAGATTCATACTGAAAATGGCAATGGTGtggaattgaagaagaagagcttAGGTACGGAGTCGACAGACCATGATGAGAAGACCGACGAGCCGTTAAATGCACCTGCTGTCCTTGATTTGGACTATCAAGATAATATGAATGGTGAGCTAAAGGATGATTCTCCTAATGCAGATCTAGAACTGCCGGGCCATGGgaatgaagaaatgaaaaaggcTTCAGCTGGTATTGATCTGAACGAGGATAATAACGATGAAGAAAGCTCTTCGACGTGCATGACTACCACGAATCAGGATCACAGGATTGAGGAAGTGAAAGATGCTTCTATTGGGAAAGACTCAGACGAGCAGTCTGCAGAATCTCGTGAATTGAATGGTACTACTTCTGTCGATGAACATAAACCTGTGggtgaaattaaaatttctatggAGACGGTTAAGGATATCTCGGCCTCTGAGAAGATAGCTGATGAGAAAATTGAGAAGATACAGGGCGGTGAAAGTGATGTGACTGTGAAGGAAAACATTATGTCTGGACGTCAGCGTCCTGCTGATAGTTCCAATAATGGCCCCGACATTAGAGGGGTCGAAAAGACAGAGAGGAAAGATAAGGTTGGGCAGGACAAAACTCAAGTGAACAGGAACCCAGAAATTCAGCCTGCATCAATCATTGCTTCATCATCTGGAAAGTCTACAAATCCCTCTCCTCCTGCCCGTCCAGCTGGCCTTGGGCGTGCTGCTCCATTGTTGGAACCTACCCCTCGGGTGGTGCAGCCGCCTCGAGTTAATGGTACTGTATCTCATGTTCAAATGCAACAAATTGATGATCATGTTAATGGGGATGCCGAGGAAAATGATGATACTCGTGAGCAACTCCAGATGATAAGAGTGAAATTCTTGCGTCTTGCACACAGGCTTGGGCAAACTCCGCACAATGTTGTTGTGGCACAAGTTCTATACCGTCTTGGATTAGCTGAGCAACTTCGAGGAAGAAATGGTGGTCGGGTTGGTGCCTTTAGCTTTGACCGTGCTAGCGCCATGGCAGAGCAGCTGGAGGCAGCTGGGCAGGAACCACTTGATTTCACTTGTACGATCATGGTTCTTGGAAAGACGGGCGTGGGTAAAAGCGCTACGATCAACTCCATATTCGATGAAGTTAAATTCAGTACTGATGCTTTTCAAATGGGCACAAAAAAGGTTCAAGATGTGGTGGGAACTGTGCAGGGGATCAAAGTGCGAGTCATCGACACTCCTggccttctttcttcttggtCAGACCAGCGCCAAAACGAGAAGATCCTTCTTTCTGTTAAGCGCTTTATAAAGAAGACGCCTCCAGATATTGTTTTGTACCTTGATCGGTTGGACGTGCAATGCCGGGATTCGAGTGACATGCCTCTCTTGCGTACAATTACTGAAATATTTGGACCTTCAATATGGTTCAATGCAATTGTGGTTCTTACTCATGCAGCATCTGCTCCACCTGATGGTCCAAATGGTACTGCTTCTAGTTATGATATGTTCGTCACGCAACGATCTCATGTTGTACAGCAAGCTATACGCCAGGCTGCAGGCGATATGCGCCTTATGAATCCGGTCTCGTTAGTGGAGAATCACTCTGCTTGCAGAACAAACAGAGCTGGGCAAAGGGTATTGCCAAATGGTCAGGTTTGGAAACCTCATCTGTTATTGCTCTCGTTTGCATCCAAGATTTTGGCTGAAGCTAACACTCTTTTGAAGTTGCAAGATAGTCCTCCCGGAAGGCAATTTGTTCCTCGGTCGAAGTCACCTCCTTTACCGTTCCTTCTCTCCTCCCTTCTTCAATCCAGACCTCAAGTGAAACTGCCAGAAGAACagtttgatgatgatgatggtctTGAGGATGACCTTGATGAATCGTCAGATTCCGAAAATGAATCTGAATATGATGAATTGCCACCTTTTAAACGATTAACGAACGCACAGATGGCAAAGCTCTccaaagaacagaaaaatgcCTACTTTGACGAATTGGAATACAGGGAAAAACTTTTTATGAAGAAGCAActaaaagaagagaaaatgagaAGGAAGATCATGAAGAAAATGGCTGCGGAGGCAAAACATCAACCCAGCGACTATAGTGAAAACGTAGAAGAAGATAGCGGTGCTGCAGCATCCGTTCCAGTTCCCATGCCCGATTTGGCATTACCTGCTTCCTTTGATTCTGATAATCCCACTCACCGGTATCGTTATCTTGATTCCTCTAACCAGTGGCTAATTAGGCCCGTACTCGAAACACATGGATGGGATCACGATGTTGGTTATGAAGGCATAAACGCAGAGAAGTTGTTTGTCGTAAAAGACGCAATTCCCATCTCTTTTAGTGGTCAAGTTACAAAGGATAAGAAGGATGCAAATGTTCAAATAGAGATGAACAGTTCAATAAAGCATGGGGAAACTAAATCATCGTCCATTGGTTTTGATATGCAAACTGTTGGGAAGGATTTGGCCTATACACTACGAGGTGAGACGACGTTCATTAATTTTAGGAAGAACAAAGCAATTGCTGGTCTATCAATTGCTGTATTAGGCGACGCCTTATCTGCAGGATTCAAAGTTGAGGACAAATTGATTGCTAATAAGCGATTTCGTTTAGTTGTGACCGGGGGTGCAATGACTGGCAGAGGAGATGTAGCTTATGGTGGCAGCCTGGAAGCTCAATTGAGAGATAAAGATTATCCTTTGGGTCGTTCACTTTCAACTCTCGGGCTTTCGGTCATGGATTGGCACGGAGATCTTGCTATTGGTTGCAACGTACAATCTCAAGTTCCCGTTGGACGATCTACAAACCTGATTACTCGTGTGAATTTGAATAACAGGGGAGCAGGGCAAGTCAGCTTTCGGTTAAACAGCTCCGAACAGCTTCAGATCGCTATTGTTGGTCTCCTTCCTCTACTCAGAAAGCTTCTGGGTAGTTATCAACAGTGGCAGTATGGACAATGA